From the Purpureocillium takamizusanense chromosome 6, complete sequence genome, one window contains:
- a CDS encoding uncharacterized protein (EggNog:ENOG503NYJU~COG:Q), with translation MDVESLFGVKGKVVLITGGAKGIGRMIAEGYVANGAKVYLTGRDAAACDAAVAELQPLASRSGASVHALPANLQELSECERLVAALTEREPGGLHVLLNNAGASWGDSLDAYPDHAWHKVLTLNLHRVFTLTQLCLPLLERAASPADPARVIHIGSIDGIRAPTISNFAYSASKAGLHHLSRALARELGQRDITSNVLACGPFPTKMMKATLDSFGDVIKNEVPLRRIGNPSDVAGSCIYLSSKAGAYCNGALIRVDGGASLASKI, from the exons ATGGATGTTGAAAGTCTTTTCGGAGTCAAG GGCAAGGTGGTGCTCATCACCGGAG gcgccaagggcatcgGCCGCATGATCGCCGAGGGCTacgtcgccaacggcgccaaggTCTACCTcaccggccgcgacgccgccgcctgcgacgccgccgtcgcggagctCCAACCCCTCGCCTCCCGCAGCGGCGCGTCCGTCCACGCGCTGCCCGCCAACCTGCAGGAGCTGTCCGAgtgcgagcgcctcgtcgccgccctgacCGAGCGCGAGCCCGGCGGCCTGCACGTGCTGCTCAACAACGCGGGCGCCTCGTGGGGcgacagcctcgacgcctACCCGGACCACGCCTGGCACAAGGTGCTGACGCTCAACCTGCACCGCGTCTTCACCCTCACCCAGCTGTGCCTCCCGCTGCttgagcgcgccgcctcgcccgcggaTCCCGCCCGCGTCATCCACAtcggcagcatcgacggcatCCGCGCCCCGACCATCAGCAACTTTGCCTACTCGGCCAGCAAGGCCGGCCTGCACCACCTgtcgcgcgccctcgcccgcgagctgGGCCAGCGCGACATCACCAGCAACGTCCTCGCCTGCGGGCCCTTTCCTACCAAGATGATGAAGGCCACCCTCGACTCCTTCGGCGATGTCATCAAGAACGAGGTGCCCCTTCGGCGCATCGGTAACCCCTCCGACGTGGCCGGTTCCTGCATCTACCTCTCGAGCAAGGCCGG
- a CDS encoding uncharacterized protein (EggNog:ENOG503NYJU~COG:Q), protein MLKVFSESRARWCSSPEASNASDTPCTHPPTTPYPSTNPTTGAKGIGRMIAEGYVANGAKVYLTGRDAAACDAAVAELQPLASRSGASVHALPANLQELSECERLVAALTEREPGGLHVLLNNAGASWGDSLDAYPDHAWHKVLTLNLHRVFTLTQLCLPLLERAASPADPARVIHIGSIDGIRAPTISNFAYSASKAGLHHLSRALARELGQRDITSNVLACGPFPTKMMKATLDSFGDVIKNEVPLRRIGNPSDVAGSCIYLSSKAGAYCNGALIRVDGGASLASKI, encoded by the exons ATGTTGAAAGTCTTTTCGGAGTCAAG GGCAAGGTGGTGCTCATCACCGGAGGCAAGTAACGCCAGCGACACTCCTTGTACTcacccgcccaccaccccctACCCTTCTACTAACCCTACGACAggcgccaagggcatcgGCCGCATGATCGCCGAGGGCTacgtcgccaacggcgccaaggTCTACCTcaccggccgcgacgccgccgcctgcgacgccgccgtcgcggagctCCAACCCCTCGCCTCCCGCAGCGGCGCGTCCGTCCACGCGCTGCCCGCCAACCTGCAGGAGCTGTCCGAgtgcgagcgcctcgtcgccgccctgacCGAGCGCGAGCCCGGCGGCCTGCACGTGCTGCTCAACAACGCGGGCGCCTCGTGGGGcgacagcctcgacgcctACCCGGACCACGCCTGGCACAAGGTGCTGACGCTCAACCTGCACCGCGTCTTCACCCTCACCCAGCTGTGCCTCCCGCTGCttgagcgcgccgcctcgcccgcggaTCCCGCCCGCGTCATCCACAtcggcagcatcgacggcatCCGCGCCCCGACCATCAGCAACTTTGCCTACTCGGCCAGCAAGGCCGGCCTGCACCACCTgtcgcgcgccctcgcccgcgagctgGGCCAGCGCGACATCACCAGCAACGTCCTCGCCTGCGGGCCCTTTCCTACCAAGATGATGAAGGCCACCCTCGACTCCTTCGGCGATGTCATCAAGAACGAGGTGCCCCTTCGGCGCATCGGTAACCCCTCCGACGTGGCCGGTTCCTGCATCTACCTCTCGAGCAAGGCCGG